A genomic segment from Brienomyrus brachyistius isolate T26 chromosome 9, BBRACH_0.4, whole genome shotgun sequence encodes:
- the nes gene encoding nestin isoform X8: protein MEVPSYMGTEKYQMLELNKRLETYLGRVKFLEEENKLLHGEVEALRQSKNQRVWKGQLEGELRKTREEVEAALREKDRVELEVSNLNEELQMLQLQRKKVAVARAETKKTVDESKKQLEEEHRGQIWLREKLAQLEKELQFHMEVHQEDVSLLQTQIIHTQYVPPHTYVQPQLLGLEDIKQEFSQRAARAWQEAAGSFQNQVQRLEDSLTQAKSRMAQVSQEKKESYLMAQCLAKELEAAQAKKELLEKNVSQQKDRQLKELQHLEVHLEALESEKAELSNQTAAILKDRHNLLQLKLSLGLEVATYRTLLDSESLRPRVSPKIYYQSASTSREVPKHQTIKQSLTPTISVKPGRRSEMTAPTMAPASLQAPKVNPNEKSIRSEMTNNEEDGWCAESPGSPGWSTHYSKADVIDSSLSGDVRAVEADEGEDHAYALSEQMAQELRATVISLDTSVTETSAIRETHIKEMEEECNLEIAGLEKNLTKQPSLAGEELDQDSKNTLKCLTVTPQFAVDIKGLLSSEQTLDVSEKENPDALKADQLEDNFSDRPVEEVSEMTEKYLPVEAVDESLLVWGEKQVGSEEVNGMESMTSGSKSEPESERELELETIPNETDSFGFEALVSNQSNSAELMLDEKTAEESQSSMTEVKGMQFSEEISLNHRQTTTSYEESKDNVGSMAHQQVDELTLEECRTCELKGCVRKLEEENAGDVAEQTCDNGERDEEKIDGVMEVGEENQSFHTSTLIFECPRVEKTNEQQVHLFTNAEQQEFSDNDDVSNATNSWRTGGDLDSTDSYALENTLADTRPLIRYRSDETDMNTQASHLGETDSSEDEEQESGAGIFEKEKRYSLGSRGDRMIEDLIEEPEWEEIQKSENAGCFNNRETDTSQIEEDDGHGIDKIEEKEIHFEGNVGCLESDGKSVLEIDRKAMLSEENIDLDQAEQDRALGNKAYDQTNLNKDMGDHVDGIVSTGSTDTKADLEKYCYDKATPLSSMEVDSNFLPQETDSTDIKADLEKDGEDDPTTQINWEVDSNFLPQATDSTDIKADLDKDSEDDPTTQINLEVDSNFLPQATDSTDIKADLEKDSEDDPTTQINLEMDSNFLPQATDSTDIKADLEKDSEDDPTTQINLEVDSNFLPQATDSTDIKADLEKDSEDDPTTQINWEMDSNFLPQATDSTDIKADLEKDSEDDPTTQINWEVDTNFLPQATDLTDIKADLEKDSEDDPTTQINWEVDTNFLPQATDSADIKEDLEKDSEDDPTTQINWEVDTNFLPQATDSTDIKADLEKDSEDDPTTQINLEVDTNFLPQATDSIDIKADLEKDSEDDPTTQINWEVDTNFLPQATDSIDIKADLEKDSEDDPTTQINLEVDTNFLPQETDSTDIKADLEKDSEDDPTTQINWEVDSNFLPQPTDSTDIKADLEKDSEDDPTTQINWEVDTNFLPQETDSTDIKADLEKDSEDDPTTQINLEMDSNFLPQATDSTDIKADLEKDSEDDPTTQINLEMDSNFLPQATDSTDIKADLEKDSEDDPTTQINLEAESKFLPQETDSTDIKADLEKDSEDDPTTQINLEADSNFLPQQGTIECEEFMEPKSHASCDSETNLVNPVNINSEESSGNLSDNEEGIRKESFVENFTISSYGQSPSTENDNTSEILHSQTVTSDEGSEKVLKSEVTEMRPEQKEEDGENSSMLTNVDFNDDLSLHSEITSIAEVLEHTAISDLEDSYSSEDDSPNASQSLKSINQEDISENHKEKETMTCSVNDSGLIGGTEKHFPKLSSTSIENAWGSSDHIQDDKRGILGTDLKASDQFIQSDENIKEYFSYTEQKYGESKASEQQNGNDHDSETKEDEIFTAEVEGLPRIHEKCTELFSATLNEEFWNSNGKMGAFFHPQECGNSECVHTHPNQNAENTENMLETKQCTELRLKEAQSHGLPVQEQIPAHIEQLLYENMERDKKHSEESLEEEDSWSGGED from the exons ATGGAGGTCCCCAGCTACATGGGAACTGAGAAGTACCAGATGCTGGAGCTCAACAAGCGTTTGGAGACATACCTGGGCAGGGTGAAGTTCCTTGAGGAGGAGAACAAGCTGCTACATGGGGAAGTTGAGGCTCTGAGGCAGAGTAAGAACCAGCGGGTCTGGAAAGGACAGCTGGAGGGTGAGCTGAGGAAGACCAGGGAGGAAGTGGAGGCAGCTTTGAGGGAGAAGGACAGGGTGGAGCTCGAAGTAAGCAATCTTAATGAGGAGCTGCAGATGCTTCAGCTACAGAGGAAGAAGGTGGCAGTTGCCCGGGCTGAGACCAAGAAGACAGTAGATGAAAGTAAGAAACAACTGGAGGAGGAACATAGAGGCCAGATCTGGCTACGAGAGAAGCTGGCTCAACTGGAGAAAGAGCTGCAGTTCCACATGGAGGTCCACCAAGAGGATGTCTCACTCCTGCAAACCCAGATAATCCACACCCAGTATGTCCCTCCTCATACTTATGTTCAACCACAGCTACTTGGCCTTGAGGACATAAAGCAAGAGTTCTCCCAGAGGGCTGCCCGGGCATGGCAGGAGGCAGCGGGATCATTTCAGAACCAGGTTCAGCGTCTGGAAGACTCTCTGACCCAGGCCAAGTCTCGTATGGCCCAGGTGAGCCAAGAGAAGAAGGAGAGCTACTTGATGGCCCAGTGCCTAGCCAAGGAGCTGGAAGCAGCCCAGGCCAAGAAGGAGCTCCTTGAGAAGAACGTTTCTCAACAGAAGGACAGGCAGCTGAAAGAGCTCCAGCACCTAGAG GTGCATCTGGAGGCCCTGGAAAGCGAGAAAGCAGAGCTTAGTAACCAGACTGCGGCTATTCTGAAGGACAGACACAACCTGCTGCAGCTGAAGCTGTCGCTGGGGCTGGAGGTGGCCACATACAG AACTCTACTAGACAGTGAGAGTCTGAGACCACGTGTGTCTCCCAAAATTTACTACCAGAGTGCCAGCACTTCCC GTGAAGTGCCAAAGCATCAGACTATTAAACAAAGCCTTACCCCCACCATTTCAGTAAAGCCTGGGAGGAGGTCTGAGATGACTGCACCAACAATGGCCCCAGCAAGCCTTCAGGCCCCAAAAGTCAACCCTAACGAAAAGTCCATCAGATCTGAAATGACAAATAATGAGGAAGATGGATGGTGTGCAGAGTCACCCGGTTCTCCAGGTTGGTCAACACATTACTCAAAAGCAGATGTGATTGACAGCAGTTTAAGTGGAGATGTAAGAGCCGTTGAGGCCGATGAGGGGGAGGACCATGCCTACGCTCTCTCTGAGCAAATGGCACAAGAATTAAGAGCCACTGTAATTAGTCTAGACACATCTGTCACCGAGACGTCTGCCATCAGGGAAACGCACATTAAAGAAATGGAGGAGGAATGTAATTTAGAGATCGCTGGGCTCGAAAAAAATCTGACAAAGCAGCCGTCCCTTGCAGGAGAAGAGTTAGACCAGGAttcaaaaaacacattaaaatgtttGACAGTGACACCCCAATTCGCTGTTGACATCAAAGGGCTCCTTAGCTCTGAACAAACACTTGatgtttctgaaaaagaaaatccAGATGCTTTGAAGGCCGATCAACTGGAAGACAACTTTAGTGACAGACCTGTAGAGGAGGTCTCTGAAATGACTGAAAAGTACCTTCCAGTTGAAGCTGTAGATGAATCATTGTTAGTATGGGGTGAAAAACAAGTAGGGTCAGAGGAGGTTAATGGAATGGAAAGCATGACATCGGGATCTAAGTCAGAACCAGAATCAGAAAGAGAATTAGAACTGGAAACCATCCCAAATGAGACAGATTCCTTTGGCTTTGAGGCTTTAGTTAGTAATCAGTCCAACTCTGCGGAGTTAATGCTGGATGAGAAAACTGCAGAAGAATCACAGTCATCTATGACAGAAGTAAAGGGTATGCAGTTTTCGGAAGAGATTTCTTTGAATCACAGGCAGACAACAACATCTTATGAAGAAAGTAAGGACAATGTGGGGAGCATGGCCCACCAGCAAGTGGACGAACTGACTCTGGAAGAATGTAGAACTTGTGAACTGAAGGGATGCGTACGTAAATTAGAGGAAGAGAATGCAGGAGATGTAGCAGAACAGACGTGTGATAATGGGGAGAGAGATGAGGAAAAAATAGATGGAGTGATGGAGGTAGGAGAAGAAAATCAGAGTTTCCACACCAGCACTTTGATTTTCGAGTGCCCAAGAGTAGAGAAAACTAATGAACAGCAAGTGCATTTATTCACCAATGCGGAGCAACAAGAATTCTCTGACAATGACGACGTTTCGAATGCCACCAATTCATGGAGAACAGGGGGAGATCTTGACAGCACTGATAGCTATGCTTTGGAGAACACGCTTGCCGACACCCGTCCCTTGATCCGATACAGGAGTGATGAGACAGACATGAACACTCAAGCATCACACTTAGGCGAGACCGActccagtgaggatgaagaACAAGAGTCAGGAGCGGGAATttttgaaaaggaaaaaaggtACAGCCTCGGTTCTAGAGGCGACCGGATGATAGAGGATCTCATTGAAGAGCCAGAATGGGAGGAGATACAAAAGAGCGAGAATGCAGGCTGCTTTAATAATAGAGAGACTGATACAAGTCAAATAGAGGAGGATGATGGTCACGGAATTGATAAAATTGAAGAGAAAGAGATACATTTTGAAGGCAATGTTGGATGTTTGGAATCTGATGGAAAATCTGTACTGGAGATAGACAGGAAAGCAATGTTAAGTGAAGAGAATATAGACCTAGATCAAGCAGAACAGGACAGGGCTCTTGGAAATAAGGCATATGACCAGACAAACCTGAATAAGGACATGGGTGATCATGTTGATGGAATCGTAAGTACAGGTTCAACTGACACCAAAGCAGATTTAGAAAAATATTGTTATGATAAAGCCACACCCCTAAGTAGTATGGAGGTGGACAGCAATTTTCTACCACAAGAAACAGACTCAACTGATATCAAAGCAGATTTAGAGAAAGACGGTGAAGATGACCCCACAACCCAAATTAATTGGGAGGTGGACAGCAATTTTCTACCACAAGCAACAGATTCAACTGATATCAAAGCAGACTTAGACAAAGACAGTGAAGATGACCCCACaacccaaattaatttggaggtGGACAGCAATTTTCTACCACAAGCAACAGATTCAACTGATATCAAAGCAGATTTAGAGAAAGACAGTGAAGATGACCCCACaacccaaattaatttggagatGGACAGCAATTTTCTACCACAAGCAACAGATTCAACTGATATCAAAGCAGATTTAGAGAAAGACAGTGAAGATGACCCCACaacccaaattaatttggaggtGGACAGCAATTTTCTACCACAAGCAACAGATTCAACTGATATCAAAGCAGATTTAGAGAAAGACAGTGAAGATGACCCCACAACCCAAATTAATTGGGAG ATGGACAGCAATTTTCTACCACAAGCAACAGATTCAACTGATATCAAAGCAGATTTAGAGAAAGACAGTGAAGATGACCCCACAACCCAAATTAATTGGGAGGTGGACACCAATTTTCTACCACAAGCAACAGATTTAACTGATATCAAAGCAGATTTAGAGAAAGACAGTGAAGATGACCCCACAACCCAAATTAATTGGGAGGTGGACACCAATTTTCTACCACAAGCAACAGATTCAGCTGATATCAAAGAAGATTTAGAGAAAGACAGTGAAGATGACCCCACAACCCAAATTAATTGGGAGGTGGACACCAATTTTCTACCACAAGCAACAGATTCAACTGATATCAAAGCAGATTTAGAGAAAGACAGTGAAGATGACCCCACaacccaaattaatttggaggtGGACACCAATTTTCTACCACAAGCAACAGATTCAATTGATATCAAAGCAGATTTAGAGAAAGACAGTGAAGATGACCCCACAACCCAAATTAATTGGGAGGTGGACACCAATTTTCTACCACAAGCAACAGATTCAATTGATATCAAAGCAGATTTAGAGAAAGACAGTGAAGATGACCCCACaacccaaattaatttggag GTGGACACCAATTTTCTACCACAAGAAACAGATTCAACTGATATCAAAGCAGATTTAGAGAAAGACAGTGAAGATGACCCCACAACCCAAATTAATTGGGAGGTGGACAGCAATTTTCTACCACAACCAACAGATTCAACTGATATCAAAGCAGATTTAGAGAAAGACAGTGAAGATGACCCCACAACCCAAATTAATTGGGAGGTGGACACCAATTTTCTACCACAAGAAACAGATTCAACTGATATCAAAGCAGATTTAGAGAAAGACAGTGAAGATGACCCCACaacccaaattaatttggagatGGACAGCAATTTTCTACCACAAGCAACAGATTCAACTGATATCAAAGCAGATTTAGAGAAAGACAGTGAAGATGACCCCACaacccaaattaatttggagatGGACAGCAATTTTCTACCACAAGCAACAGATTCAACTGATATCAAAGCAGATTTAGAGAAAGACAGTGAAGATGACCCCACaacccaaattaatttggaggcGGAGAGCAAGTTTCTACCACAAGAAACAGATTCAACTGATATCAAAGCAGATTTAGAGAAAGACAGTGAAGATGACCCCACaacccaaattaatttggaggcGGACAGCAATTTTCTGCCACAGCAAGGAACTATAGAATGTGAGGAATTCATGGAGCCAAAGAGTCATGCCAGCTGTGACAGTGAAACAAACCTtgtcaatcctgttaatatcaACAGTGAAGAAAGCTCAGGGAATTTGTCAGACAATGAGGAAGGTATCAGAAAAGAATCATTTGTTGAGAACTTCACGATATCATCATATGGGCAGTCACCATCCACTGAAAATGACAACACCAGTGAGATATTACATTCACAAACTGTGACTTCAGACGAAGGGTCAGAAAAAGTGCTGAAAAGTGAGGTAACGGAAATGCGTCCTGAGCAGAAAGAGGAGGATGGCGAGAACTCATCCATGCTAACAAATGTGGATTTCAACGATGATCTCTCATTGCACAGTGAGATCACAAGCATCGCAGAAGTTCTAGAACATACTGCCATATCAGACTTAGAGGATTCGTACAGTTCTGAAGATGACTCACCCAATGCCAGTCAGTCATTAAAATCTATCAATCAGGAGGACATCTCTGAAAATCACAAAGAGAAGGAAACAATGACATGTTCTGTGAATGATTCTGGATTAATAGGAGGGACAGAGAAGCATTTTCCAAAATTATCCAGCACCTCTATAGAAAATGCCTGGGGCAGCAGTGATCACATCCAAGATGATAAGAGGGGGATTCTAGGCACAGATTTAAAGGCATCTGaccagtttatccaaagtgacgaaaacataaaagaatacttttcatACAccgagcaaaaatatggagagTCAAAAGCTTCGGAACAGCAAAATGGAAACGATCATGATAGTGAAACAAAGGAAGATGAGATCTTCACAGCAGAAGTTGAGGGACTTCCCCGAATACATGAAAAATGCACAGAGTTGTTCAGCGCCACTCTTAATGAAGAGTTCTGGAATTCTAATGGAAAGATGGGAGCCTTCTTTCATCCACAGGAGTGTGGGAATTCGGAATGCGTTCACACGCACCCTAATCAGAACGCGGAAAATACAGAGAACATGCTAGAAACAAAACAATGCACAGAATTAAGACTAAAGGAGGCTCAATCACACGGTCTACCAGTGCAAGAGCAGATCCCGGCTCACATCGAGCAGCTATTGTACGAAAACATGGAAAGAGACAAGAAACATTCTGAAGAATCTCTGGAAGAGGAAgactcctggtctggtggagaAGATTAG